One genomic window of Leopardus geoffroyi isolate Oge1 chromosome C3, O.geoffroyi_Oge1_pat1.0, whole genome shotgun sequence includes the following:
- the PRG4 gene encoding proteoglycan 4 isoform X6, with translation MENYSKVKNVHIFFLVKENKKEKTPKKKPNPEPPVVDEDGSGLDNGDVKLTPTPDIPTTQRNKVTTSPKITTVKPTNPKPSLPPNSDTPKETSSTTSEETAVETKDTPITNKQTSNREKEKTTSPKEKQSAEKTPAKDFIPTSKAPSTSTPKAETTTKSPAPTTTKKPVPTTPKKPAPTTKEPAPTTPKKPAPTTKEPAPTTPKKPAPTTKEPAPTTPKKPAPTTKEPAPTTPKKPAPTTKEPAPTTPKKPAPTTKEPAPTTPKKSAPTTPKKPAPTTKEPAPTTPKKSAPTTKEPAPTTLKKPAPTTKEPTPTKESAPMAPTEPAPTTPKKSAPTTPKEPASTTTKEPPPTAPTEPALTTPKEPTPTAPKEAAPTTPNKPAPTTTKEPAPTAPKEPAPTTPKEPAPMAPTEPAPTIPKEPAPTAPKEPAPSIPKELAPMAPTEPAPTTPKEPASTAPKEPAPSIPKELAPMAPTEPAPTTPKEPAPTAPKEPAPSIPKEPAPTAPKEPALSIPKEPAPMAPNKPAPITTKEPAPMAPTEPTPTTPKEPAPTAPKTPAPTTPKEPEPTAPKETAPTAPKEPAPTAPKEPAPSIPKEPAPTAPKETAPTAPKEPAPTAPKEPAPSIPKEPAPTAPKETAPTAPKEPAPTAPKEPAPSIPKEPAPTAPKETAPTAPKEPAPTAPKEPAPSIPKEPAPMVPKETAPTTTKEPIPKLLREPTPASLETPAPTNSEGSTTTTMEPPTTPKNPAESTPEFPKEPTPKALENSPKEPVIPVTKAPGVTTPEITTTAKDKTTEKDIHMTPGIMAAVPTSTPTEEKTTDSKTRTTTQVTSATSSKNTPQATTLAPKVMTTTKKATTSEETMNKPEETTAAPKDRANPKVSTPKSQKPTKAPKKPTSTKKPNTIPKGRKPKTTPTPPRMTTSTVPKLHPTSSTKAILQTTTSPNQTPNSEIVEVNPNKDGDAAGEKPHVIPRLPVLPPIFIPGTDILVRGSNQDIAINSMLSDETNLCNGKPVDGLTALRNGTLVAFRGHYFWMLSPFSPPSPARKITEVWGIPSPIDTVFTRCNCEGKTFFFKDSQYWRFTNDIKDAGYPKQIVKGFGGLNGKIVAALSIAKYKERPESVYFFKRGGGIQQYIYKQEPVRKCTGRRPAINYSVYGETTQVRRRRFERAIGPSQTHTIRIRYSPIRVSYQDKGFLHNEVKMSLYWRGFPNVVTSAIALPNTRKPDGYDYYAFSKDQYYNIDEPSRTARVITTRSGRTLSNVWYNCP, from the exons ATGGAAAActattcaaaagtaaaaaatgtgcatattttttttctagtaaaagaaaacaagaaggaaaaaactcCTAAAAAGAAACCTAACCCTGAACCACCAGTTGTAGATGAAGATGGAAGTGGACTGGACAATGGTGACGTCAAGCTCACCCCGACTCCTGACATTCCTACCACCCAACGCAATAAAGTTACCACATCTCCCAAGATTACAACAGTCAAACCGACAAATCCAAAACCCAGTCTTCCACCTAATTCTGATACACCCAAAGAGACATCTTCAACAACGAGTGAGGAGACAGCAGTTGAAACTAAAGACACTCCTATAACGAATAAACAGACttcaaatagagaaaaagagaagactacTTCACCTAAAGAGAAACAAAGTGCAGAGAAAACACCTGCTAAAGATTTTATACCCACATCCAAAGCTCCTAGTACATCTACACCAAAAGCTGAAACTACAACCAAATCTCCtgctcccaccaccaccaagaaacCTGTTCCCACTACCCCCAAGAAGCCTGCACCCACGACCAAAGAGCCTGCACCCACCACCCCCAAGAAGCCTGCACCCACGACCAAAGAGCCTGCACCCACCACCCCCAAGAAGCCTGCACCCACGACCAAAGAGCCTGCACCCACCACCCCCAAGAAGCCTGCACCCACGACCAAAGAGCCTGCACCCACCACCCCCAAGAAGCCTGCACCCACGACCAAAGAGCCTGCACCCACCACCCCCAAGAAGCCTGCACCCACGACCAAAGAGCCTGCACCCACCACCCCCAAGAAGTCTGCACCCACTACCCCCAAGAAGCCTGCACCCACGACCAAAGAGCCTGCACCCACCACCCCCAAGAAGTCTGCACCCACGACCAAAGAGCCTGCACCCACTACCCTCAAGAAGCCTGCACCTACCACCAAAGAGCCTACACCTACCAAGGAGTCTGCACCAATGGCCCCCACGGAGCCTGCACCCACCACCCCCAAGAAGTCTGCTCCCACCACTCCTAAGGAGCCTGCATCCACTACCACCAAAGAACCTCCACCCACAGCCCCCACGGAGCCTGCACTCACCACTCCAAAGGAGCCTACACCCACAGCCCCCAAGGAGGCtgcacccaccacccccaacaaGCCTGCTCCTACTACCACCAAGGAACCTGCACCCACGGCCCCCAAGGAGCCTGCACCTACCACCCCCAAGGAACCTGCACCCATGGCCCCCACGGAGCCTGCACCCACCATTCCCAAGGAGCCTGCACCCACAGCCCCCAAGGAACCTGCTCCCAGCATTCCCAAGGAGCTTGCACCCATGGCCCCCACGGAGCCTGCACCCACCACTCCCAAGGAGCCTGCATCCACAGCCCCCAAGGAACCTGCTCCCAGCATTCCCAAGGAGCTTGCACCCATGGCCCCCACGGAGCCTGCACCCACCACTCCCAAGGAGCCTGCACCCACAGCCCCCAAGGAACCTGCTCCCAGCATTCCCAAAGAACCTGCACCCACAGCCCCCAAGGAACCTGCTCTGAGCATTCCCAAGGAGCCTGCACCCATGGCCCCCAACAAGCCTGCTCCTATTACTACCAAGGAACCTGCACCCATGGCCCCCACAGAGCCTACACCTACCACCCCCAAGGAGCCTGCACCCACCGCCCCCAAGACGCCTGCACCCACCACTCCCAAGGAGCCTGAACCCACAGCCCCCAAGGAGACTGCACCCACTGCTCCCAAGGAGCCTGCACCCACAGCCCCCAAAGAACCTGCTCCCAGCATTCCCAAGGAGCCTGCACCCACCGCCCCCAAGGAGACTGCACCCACTGCTCCCAAGGAGCCTGCACCCACAGCCCCCAAAGAACCTGCTCCCAGCATTCCCAAGGAGCCTGCACCCACCGCCCCCAAGGAGACTGCACCCACTGCTCCCAAGGAGCCTGCACCCACAGCCCCCAAAGAACCTGCTCCCAGCATTCCCAAGGAGCCTGCACCCACCGCCCCCAAGGAGACTGCACCCACTGCTCCCAAGGAGCCTGCACCCACAGCCCCCAAAGAACCTGCTCCCAGCATTCCCAAGGAGCCTGCACCCATGGTCCCCAAGGAGACtgctcccaccaccaccaaggagCCCATCCCCAAACTTCTCAGGGAGCCCACTCCAGCTTCTCTTGAGACACCTGCTCCAACCAACTCAGAGGGCTCTACCACAACCACCATGGAGCCTCCCACTACTCCCAAAAACCCTGCTGAATCAACTCCTGAGTTTCCCAAAGAACCCACACCAAAGGCTCTTGAAAACAGTCCCAAAGAACCTGTTATACCTGTAACTAAGGCTCCTGGAGTGACCACACCTGAAATCACTACAACAGCTAaagacaaaacaacagaaaaagacatACACATGACACCTGGAATTATGGCCGCTGTACCTACATCAACTCCGACAGAAGAAAAGACCACTGATTCCAAAACAAGAACAACCACACAAGTAACATCAGCCACATCGTCCAAAAATACTCCTCAAGCCACAACTCTTGCACCCAAAGTAATGACTACAACAAAAAAGGCAACTACATCTGAAGAGACTATGAATAAACCCGAAGAAACCACAGCTGCGCCAAAAGACAGAGCTAATCCTAAAGTGTCAACTCCTAAATCCCAAAAGCCAACCAAAGCACCAAAAAAGCCCACTTCTACCAAAAAGCCAAACACGATACCTAAAGGGAGAAAACCAAAGACTACACCAACTCCCCCAAGGATGACTACATCGACAGTGCCCAAATTACACCCCACCTCTTCCACAAAAGCCATTCTCCAAACTACCACCAGCCCCAACCAAACACCTAACTCAGAAATAGTTGAAGTAAATCCAAATAAGGATGGAGATGCTGCAGGAGAAAAACCTCACGTGATCCCCAGGCTCCCTGTGTTACCTCCTATATTTATCCCAGGCACGGATATCTTAGTGAGAGGATCCAATCAAGACATTGCCATCAACTCCATGCTTTCAG atgaGACTAATTTATGCAACGGTAAGCCAGTAGATGGGCTGACTGCTTTGCGCAATGGAACATTAGTTGCATTTCGAG GTCATTATTTCTGGATGCTAAGTCCATTCAGTCCACCATCTCCAGCTCGTAAAATTACTGAAGTTTGGGGTATTCCCTCCCCCATTGATACTGTTTTTACTAGGTGCAACTGTGAAGGAAAAACTTTCTTCTTTAAg GATTCTCAGTACTGGCGTTTCACCAATGACATAAAAGATGCAGGGTATCCCAAACAAATTGTAAAAGGATTTGGAGGACTAAATGGAAAAATAGTGGCAGCTCTCTCCATAGCTAAGTACAAGGAAAGACCTGaatctgtgtattttttcaaGAGAG GTGGCGGCATTCAGCAGTATATTTATAAACAGGAACCTGTCAGAAAGTGCACTGGTAGAAGGCCTGCTATCAATTATTCAGTGTATGGAGAAACAACACAGGTTAGGAGACGTCGCTTTGAACGCGCCATAGGACCTTCTCAAACACACACCATCAGAATTCGCTATTCACCCATCAGAGTCTCTTATCAAGACAAAG GTTTCCTCcataatgaagttaaaatgagttTATACTGGAGAGGATTTCCAAATGTGGTTACTTCAGCTATAGCACTGCCCAACACCAGAAAACCTGATGGCTATGATTATTATGCCTTTTCTAAAG
- the PRG4 gene encoding proteoglycan 4 isoform X5, with the protein MEWKTLPMYLLLLSVFLIQQVSSQELSCKGRCFESFARGRECDCDSECKKYGKCCSDYENFCGKVKENKKEKTPKKKPNPEPPVVDEDGSGLDNGDVKLTPTPDIPTTQRNKVTTSPKITTVKPTNPKPSLPPNSDTPKETSSTTSEETAVETKDTPITNKQTSNREKEKTTSPKEKQSAEKTPAKDFIPTSKAPSTSTPKAETTTKSPAPTTTKKPVPTTPKKPAPTTKEPAPTTPKKPAPTTKEPAPTTPKKPAPTTKEPAPTTPKKPAPTTKEPAPTTPKKPAPTTKEPAPTTPKKPAPTTKEPAPTTPKKSAPTTPKKPAPTTKEPAPTTPKKSAPTTKEPAPTTLKKPAPTTKEPTPTKESAPMAPTEPAPTTPKKSAPTTPKEPASTTTKEPPPTAPTEPALTTPKEPTPTAPKEAAPTTPNKPAPTTTKEPAPTAPKEPAPTTPKEPAPMAPTEPAPTIPKEPAPTAPKEPAPSIPKELAPMAPTEPAPTTPKEPASTAPKEPAPSIPKELAPMAPTEPAPTTPKEPAPTAPKEPAPSIPKEPAPTAPKEPALSIPKEPAPMAPNKPAPITTKEPAPMAPTEPTPTTPKEPAPTAPKTPAPTTPKEPEPTAPKETAPTAPKEPAPTAPKEPAPSIPKEPAPTAPKETAPTAPKEPAPTAPKEPAPSIPKEPAPTAPKETAPTAPKEPAPTAPKEPAPSIPKEPAPTAPKETAPTAPKEPAPTAPKEPAPSIPKEPAPMVPKETAPTTTKEPIPKLLREPTPASLETPAPTNSEGSTTTTMEPPTTPKNPAESTPEFPKEPTPKALENSPKEPVIPVTKAPGVTTPEITTTAKDKTTEKDIHMTPGIMAAVPTSTPTEEKTTDSKTRTTTQVTSATSSKNTPQATTLAPKVMTTTKKATTSEETMNKPEETTAAPKDRANPKVSTPKSQKPTKAPKKPTSTKKPNTIPKGRKPKTTPTPPRMTTSTVPKLHPTSSTKAILQTTTSPNQTPNSEIVEVNPNKDGDAAGEKPHVIPRLPVLPPIFIPGTDILVRGSNQDIAINSMLSDETNLCNGKPVDGLTALRNGTLVAFRGHYFWMLSPFSPPSPARKITEVWGIPSPIDTVFTRCNCEGKTFFFKDSQYWRFTNDIKDAGYPKQIVKGFGGLNGKIVAALSIAKYKERPESVYFFKRGGGIQQYIYKQEPVRKCTGRRPAINYSVYGETTQVRRRRFERAIGPSQTHTIRIRYSPIRVSYQDKGFLHNEVKMSLYWRGFPNVVTSAIALPNTRKPDGYDYYAFSKDQYYNIDEPSRTARVITTRSGRTLSNVWYNCP; encoded by the exons taaaagaaaacaagaaggaaaaaactcCTAAAAAGAAACCTAACCCTGAACCACCAGTTGTAGATGAAGATGGAAGTGGACTGGACAATGGTGACGTCAAGCTCACCCCGACTCCTGACATTCCTACCACCCAACGCAATAAAGTTACCACATCTCCCAAGATTACAACAGTCAAACCGACAAATCCAAAACCCAGTCTTCCACCTAATTCTGATACACCCAAAGAGACATCTTCAACAACGAGTGAGGAGACAGCAGTTGAAACTAAAGACACTCCTATAACGAATAAACAGACttcaaatagagaaaaagagaagactacTTCACCTAAAGAGAAACAAAGTGCAGAGAAAACACCTGCTAAAGATTTTATACCCACATCCAAAGCTCCTAGTACATCTACACCAAAAGCTGAAACTACAACCAAATCTCCtgctcccaccaccaccaagaaacCTGTTCCCACTACCCCCAAGAAGCCTGCACCCACGACCAAAGAGCCTGCACCCACCACCCCCAAGAAGCCTGCACCCACGACCAAAGAGCCTGCACCCACCACCCCCAAGAAGCCTGCACCCACGACCAAAGAGCCTGCACCCACCACCCCCAAGAAGCCTGCACCCACGACCAAAGAGCCTGCACCCACCACCCCCAAGAAGCCTGCACCCACGACCAAAGAGCCTGCACCCACCACCCCCAAGAAGCCTGCACCCACGACCAAAGAGCCTGCACCCACCACCCCCAAGAAGTCTGCACCCACTACCCCCAAGAAGCCTGCACCCACGACCAAAGAGCCTGCACCCACCACCCCCAAGAAGTCTGCACCCACGACCAAAGAGCCTGCACCCACTACCCTCAAGAAGCCTGCACCTACCACCAAAGAGCCTACACCTACCAAGGAGTCTGCACCAATGGCCCCCACGGAGCCTGCACCCACCACCCCCAAGAAGTCTGCTCCCACCACTCCTAAGGAGCCTGCATCCACTACCACCAAAGAACCTCCACCCACAGCCCCCACGGAGCCTGCACTCACCACTCCAAAGGAGCCTACACCCACAGCCCCCAAGGAGGCtgcacccaccacccccaacaaGCCTGCTCCTACTACCACCAAGGAACCTGCACCCACGGCCCCCAAGGAGCCTGCACCTACCACCCCCAAGGAACCTGCACCCATGGCCCCCACGGAGCCTGCACCCACCATTCCCAAGGAGCCTGCACCCACAGCCCCCAAGGAACCTGCTCCCAGCATTCCCAAGGAGCTTGCACCCATGGCCCCCACGGAGCCTGCACCCACCACTCCCAAGGAGCCTGCATCCACAGCCCCCAAGGAACCTGCTCCCAGCATTCCCAAGGAGCTTGCACCCATGGCCCCCACGGAGCCTGCACCCACCACTCCCAAGGAGCCTGCACCCACAGCCCCCAAGGAACCTGCTCCCAGCATTCCCAAAGAACCTGCACCCACAGCCCCCAAGGAACCTGCTCTGAGCATTCCCAAGGAGCCTGCACCCATGGCCCCCAACAAGCCTGCTCCTATTACTACCAAGGAACCTGCACCCATGGCCCCCACAGAGCCTACACCTACCACCCCCAAGGAGCCTGCACCCACCGCCCCCAAGACGCCTGCACCCACCACTCCCAAGGAGCCTGAACCCACAGCCCCCAAGGAGACTGCACCCACTGCTCCCAAGGAGCCTGCACCCACAGCCCCCAAAGAACCTGCTCCCAGCATTCCCAAGGAGCCTGCACCCACCGCCCCCAAGGAGACTGCACCCACTGCTCCCAAGGAGCCTGCACCCACAGCCCCCAAAGAACCTGCTCCCAGCATTCCCAAGGAGCCTGCACCCACCGCCCCCAAGGAGACTGCACCCACTGCTCCCAAGGAGCCTGCACCCACAGCCCCCAAAGAACCTGCTCCCAGCATTCCCAAGGAGCCTGCACCCACCGCCCCCAAGGAGACTGCACCCACTGCTCCCAAGGAGCCTGCACCCACAGCCCCCAAAGAACCTGCTCCCAGCATTCCCAAGGAGCCTGCACCCATGGTCCCCAAGGAGACtgctcccaccaccaccaaggagCCCATCCCCAAACTTCTCAGGGAGCCCACTCCAGCTTCTCTTGAGACACCTGCTCCAACCAACTCAGAGGGCTCTACCACAACCACCATGGAGCCTCCCACTACTCCCAAAAACCCTGCTGAATCAACTCCTGAGTTTCCCAAAGAACCCACACCAAAGGCTCTTGAAAACAGTCCCAAAGAACCTGTTATACCTGTAACTAAGGCTCCTGGAGTGACCACACCTGAAATCACTACAACAGCTAaagacaaaacaacagaaaaagacatACACATGACACCTGGAATTATGGCCGCTGTACCTACATCAACTCCGACAGAAGAAAAGACCACTGATTCCAAAACAAGAACAACCACACAAGTAACATCAGCCACATCGTCCAAAAATACTCCTCAAGCCACAACTCTTGCACCCAAAGTAATGACTACAACAAAAAAGGCAACTACATCTGAAGAGACTATGAATAAACCCGAAGAAACCACAGCTGCGCCAAAAGACAGAGCTAATCCTAAAGTGTCAACTCCTAAATCCCAAAAGCCAACCAAAGCACCAAAAAAGCCCACTTCTACCAAAAAGCCAAACACGATACCTAAAGGGAGAAAACCAAAGACTACACCAACTCCCCCAAGGATGACTACATCGACAGTGCCCAAATTACACCCCACCTCTTCCACAAAAGCCATTCTCCAAACTACCACCAGCCCCAACCAAACACCTAACTCAGAAATAGTTGAAGTAAATCCAAATAAGGATGGAGATGCTGCAGGAGAAAAACCTCACGTGATCCCCAGGCTCCCTGTGTTACCTCCTATATTTATCCCAGGCACGGATATCTTAGTGAGAGGATCCAATCAAGACATTGCCATCAACTCCATGCTTTCAG atgaGACTAATTTATGCAACGGTAAGCCAGTAGATGGGCTGACTGCTTTGCGCAATGGAACATTAGTTGCATTTCGAG GTCATTATTTCTGGATGCTAAGTCCATTCAGTCCACCATCTCCAGCTCGTAAAATTACTGAAGTTTGGGGTATTCCCTCCCCCATTGATACTGTTTTTACTAGGTGCAACTGTGAAGGAAAAACTTTCTTCTTTAAg GATTCTCAGTACTGGCGTTTCACCAATGACATAAAAGATGCAGGGTATCCCAAACAAATTGTAAAAGGATTTGGAGGACTAAATGGAAAAATAGTGGCAGCTCTCTCCATAGCTAAGTACAAGGAAAGACCTGaatctgtgtattttttcaaGAGAG GTGGCGGCATTCAGCAGTATATTTATAAACAGGAACCTGTCAGAAAGTGCACTGGTAGAAGGCCTGCTATCAATTATTCAGTGTATGGAGAAACAACACAGGTTAGGAGACGTCGCTTTGAACGCGCCATAGGACCTTCTCAAACACACACCATCAGAATTCGCTATTCACCCATCAGAGTCTCTTATCAAGACAAAG GTTTCCTCcataatgaagttaaaatgagttTATACTGGAGAGGATTTCCAAATGTGGTTACTTCAGCTATAGCACTGCCCAACACCAGAAAACCTGATGGCTATGATTATTATGCCTTTTCTAAAG